The Faecalibacter bovis genome includes the window AAAATGTTAACTAAAATAGCTTTTACGTTTTCATCTTTTAAAATGATACGGAAAGCTTTTTCTACACGTTCAGCATCAGCAGTACCACCAACATCTAAGAAGTTAGCTGGATTACCACCAGATAATTTAATGATATCCATAGTTGCCATTGCTAAACCAGCTCCGTTAACCATACAACCAACGTTACCGTCTAATTTTACGAAGTTTAATCCAGCCTCACCAGCTTCAACTTCAGTTTCATCTTCTTCGCGTGTATCACGTAAAGCAGCGATGTCTGGGTGACGGAATAATGCGTTATCGTCAATAGTAACCTTAGCGTCAACTGCGATGATTTTATCATCAGAAGTTTTTAATACTGGGTTAATTTCGAACATAGATGCATCAATAGCAACGTAAGCATTGTATAATGATGTGATAAATTTAACACCTTCTTTAAATGCATTTCCTGATAAACCTAAGTTGAAAGCAATCTTACGAGCTTGGAAACCTTGGATTCCAACTGTAGGATCAATTTCTTCAGTAAAGATTTTATCTGGAGTAGATTCAGCAACTTCTTCGATATCCATTCCACCTTCAGTAGAATACATAATCATATTTTTACCAGTCGCACGATCTAATAATACAGAAACATAGTACTCTTCAGTTTCAGATTCACCTGGATAGTAAACATCCTCAGC containing:
- the sucC gene encoding ADP-forming succinate--CoA ligase subunit beta, translating into MNLHEYQGKEILSKYGVRVQRGIVATTPEEAVEAAKKLTEETGTGWHVVKAQIHAGGRGKGGGVKLAKNLDEVKERANDIIGMQLVTPQTSAEGKKVHQVLIAEDVYYPGESETEEYYVSVLLDRATGKNMIMYSTEGGMDIEEVAESTPDKIFTEEIDPTVGIQGFQARKIAFNLGLSGNAFKEGVKFITSLYNAYVAIDASMFEINPVLKTSDDKIIAVDAKVTIDDNALFRHPDIAALRDTREEDETEVEAGEAGLNFVKLDGNVGCMVNGAGLAMATMDIIKLSGGNPANFLDVGGTADAERVEKAFRIILKDENVKAILVNIFGGIVRCDRVAQGILDAYKNMGDAINVPIIVRLQGTNAELAKQMIDESGLEVHSAITLQNAADKVKELVA